The window CAATCACTTGATCTTCATCATTGTACAGCATAACACATGTGTTGCTGTAACATGTTTACAGGCATGCACTTTGCTTACAGCAAATACAAGATCGTGCTACTTACCCAAAATCTCCTTCAGCCCAACTAGAGAATTCCTACCTCATGACAGGAGAAGAGGCGAACTCCTTCCATCTGATGGAAGACTGGGTAGTGGGTGTTATCGATTGTATCACGGCGGTAGACATCTCCCACTGCCAGAAAGGCATCTAGGCCGGAGTGTATCAAGTCCCACTGATGAGCTGATGTATGTGCTCTTAGCATGTGATCACGATTCAGGTAATAGTTATCCTCTTTCCTTCTACTCGCATGGTTTTGTGGGATAAGCAGACTATCAAAATTCTGCTGTATTGTAACCACTGGAGAAAGACCATCATAGACAGAAAAGAGTGGAGTTCCACGGCGTCCTATGTATTGCTTGTAAAAGTGGTCCTTCACCTGCTCCTTGATGAGCCACAAAGGGTGATGCTTTTTGTTGTGCAAGTTCTTCCCCACCTTGGAAAGAATCTTCTCTGTGACATTGCTGTAGTCATCTTGAGGATAAGCTTTACCAAGCACTTCCACAGTATTTGAGGAGGGTGTGTTGGCAGCAAAATCTGAAGGTACAGACTTGGATGAAGAATGCCTTGAATGAGTGGGAATTCCTCTTACCTTTATTTTTGGTGCTAAAGCTGTTTTAGAGTACTTAGCTACTCTCATGAATTTCCAGAGCATTGCCATTGCAAACTCTTATgatctagagaaagaaaaaaaaaattaaaaaatttagatAGGAACTACAGTCTTGCTGCAGGAATTGCTAGTATCTCAGGGATAGAGTGAAATCCAAATGTCTGCTTGATTAATAGGACAAAGTTCCCATTATAAACCACTATTTTGACTTCAGAGGAGGGAAAATATGCTTGTGATCAAATTTCAGCTAGGATAGGATATCTTATTCAATTATCAGTCTTCTGCATCATTGCATCAGATTTAATGACTCTAGACCTTGCCTTAACCCCATTCCAGATACTGCTACTCTTTACAGCTGAATAAACATCAGGCCTTctttgaaacagtatttttcacccAGCTAAAATACGAGGAAATAACTGAATACTACTTATGAGAAACTCAGAAATTTTAACAATGCCCTTTGGCAGTCAGGGACTTGCCTATAATAAGACCCCAAGTATTAACTTATTGTTGTATCACCTCCCCGCATTAGCAGACGCTACGGAAGGCGTTCCACACCAACCAGATGCATGTGGCCCACACTATGCAATCATCACTAATTCTTACTTAATGCCAAACAAAACCAGTTTAACCTTTCAAACCACTGAACTACTGTGCAAAAACAGATGGCCAGACCACAAggcatatatttatacataaatcGCATATTAAATTCACATATGAGTGT of the Larus michahellis chromosome 2, bLarMic1.1, whole genome shotgun sequence genome contains:
- the FARS2 gene encoding phenylalanine--tRNA ligase, mitochondrial isoform X2; this translates as MAMLWKFMRVAKYSKTALAPKIKVRGIPTHSRHSSSKSVPSDFAANTPSSNTVEVLGKAYPQDDYSNVTEKILSKVGKNLHNKKHHPLWLIKEQVKDHFYKQYIGRRGTPLFSVYDGLSPVVTIQQNFDSLLIPQNHASRRKEDNYYLNRDHMLRAHTSAHQWDLIHSGLDAFLAVGDVYRRDTIDNTHYPVFHQMEGVRLFSCHELFSNIKDGEGLQLFEQGHRTAHKQECHTMEAVRLVEFNLKQVLTKLMTHIFGDGLQVRWVDCYFPFTHPSFEMEINFQGEWLEVLGCGVMEQQLVNSAGAQDKIGWAFGLGLERLAMILYDIPDIRLFWSEDERFLKQFIVPHIWQKIKFQMSLVAWTEVKQKHVYTVLKDALVQRESG